The Bombus pascuorum chromosome 11, iyBomPasc1.1, whole genome shotgun sequence genome includes the window gaattttcaatatacttCGACCATTctgcttttaatattttagagaaAATAGTAACAATTGATGGTCAAAATGTTCCATTCTTGTAATCGATTTAAGGTACATTGTTCTTAATAATTCTGACTACAGATGTCAGCAATGTACAATAATACAGATAATAGAAAATAGCAGCGTTgcctttttattttgtacatttgttatttatacattattaatttgtacattATGTTAGCAAATTGTGCTAGGATAATTACAAATCTTAGAAAAGGCATTAGACTATTCGTTCGAATTGACAAAATAATCTTCGACGTAGAGACTCGGATAAAATCTTACATTTACATGTTAAAATAACTAGAAAATCCTGCTTGTTATATATAAACCTTTCCCGTGCTACGCGATATGACATAATTGATGAGCTTTTGTTGGCATTCTATATCATGTTCTctgttttctttaataaattctcgTGAAAGATAGATTGATATTCGATGCGTTAAGAAAcgtatttttcacattttatttatataggtaAGTATATGTTTGTCGTGTCATGTATAGTATAGGTGTAGGTGTCATTATCTTACAAAATTGTTCAGTATTTTCGTGTGTATACTAGGTGTGTAGATAAATTGTTTGTGAATGTGACGTGTGTACGTAATATGTTATGTGTGATTATAACGTAGCGTGTAGTGTATTTATTTAGTGTGTTTGCTTTTGACTTAATTATAGTTTATCGACAGGGTTTCGCATTTGCGTATACAAGAGTACAACGACGTTTCAGTATCATATCCTAGGGAAAAAAAGGTCACTACATTATCGCAGTGTATCTAGGATACATTTTCGCAGACATTCGATGAGAAAGCAATTTTATAGCTTGGTCGAATTCAGCGTCATAGACTCGTGACTAGAATACTTCGAATTGGTCGATAGTTGCGTTCTTTGAGTACTTCGAAATCGACAATTTGGTAGCAAATCTTTAGTACATTATTATTTGGATCTATATAAAGTTTCGATGTCGCGTGTTTTACGTGTTGTAGAATGTTTACATGTGTCGAGTGTTGCCGAATCCACCGTGACCAGCTTGACTGGCTCCTTTGTTGTAACCCATCTGCAAATTGAGCTGACCCTCGCTGGCTCGAAGCTGGTCTTCCGTAaatattctcttattttcttcgGCCATTTTTGGTCCTAGACGCGGTCCATTATATTCCGGATGCTTCTGCGTCTGTGTGGAAGAAAGAGATACATACGACAATTCTGTTAATGCTTTCTTTAAACTTCAAAATCTCTGCTTGATTTTATGATACGTACAATTCTTCCAAGGGCATAGAGACATAATGTAACTTGTGGGATATTACGTCTTTCGAAGAGGTCAGCTGTCTGAAAGATTTCTTCTTGTGGGACACCGTATTCTTTAATGGCTGCTTGAAATCTGTCCGAAAAAGAATCCACAATAGTATCCACTAATTACAAattgataaaacgaaattgtATCTAGACTAAAGTACAATTGAGAGGCTTTTTGGAA containing:
- the LOC132912246 gene encoding myophilin, encoding MPARNKEQETEVMVWIEAVLGEKLPPGNYEDILKDGVILCKLINKLAPGSVKKIQAKGTNFQLMENVQRFQAAIKEYGVPQEEIFQTADLFERRNIPQVTLCLYALGRITQKHPEYNGPRLGPKMAEENKRIFTEDQLRASEGQLNLQMGYNKGASQAGHGGFGNTRHM